The Proteus vulgaris genome has a segment encoding these proteins:
- the btuB gene encoding vitamin B12/cobalamin outer membrane transporter, which translates to MNNKKVFFISSIASSVALSVMVSSFGVFANNSDTLSVTANRFQEPNSSILAPITVVEREQIDRWQSNSVIDVLRRMPGIDVGQNGGIGQMSSIYVRGAESRHVLILVDGVRLNQANVSGSSDISQIPLSLVQRIEYIRGPRSSVYGSDAIGGVINILTERKTEGGTLNATMGSHGYQEYDGSVKQKVGDRTTLTVAGSYLYTKGYDVEANGNTGGHPQPDRDGFMNKSLWLGVNHDINDGVSLYARAYGFDNRTAYDAYYDSYNDILTDTRALFSRTYDGGVKFHRDNYSSSLNTSYNYTKDYDYDPRYGRYGKGSRFTNSEQYNVQWGNHLLLENGSVGGGVDWQRQSIKAGSNGFPNKEHFDNTGLYLTGQQKLGEIIAEASVRSDKHSEYGWHTTWQTNIGWEFVDGYRVIGGYGTAFKAPTLTQLYSEWGSNPDLQPEKSKQWEGGFEGLTGPLEWRITAYRNYVDSLIQGESNYPYRNYNVGKALIKGVEFTGEMDTWVFHHTFNLQYIDARNKETHQRLDRRARQQLKYQLDWQVEKLDMGVTYQYIGQRTDKDYGTYENVSLGGVSLWDLTASYPITSHLSIRGRIANLFDKDYETAYGYRTPGREYFLTGSYNF; encoded by the coding sequence ATGAATAATAAAAAAGTTTTCTTTATTTCAAGTATAGCTTCGAGTGTGGCTTTGAGTGTAATGGTGAGTAGTTTTGGTGTGTTTGCTAATAACAGCGATACATTGAGTGTGACAGCAAACCGCTTTCAAGAGCCGAACTCTTCTATTTTAGCGCCTATCACCGTTGTTGAACGTGAACAGATTGATCGCTGGCAGAGTAATAGTGTGATTGATGTATTACGCAGAATGCCGGGTATTGATGTGGGGCAAAACGGTGGAATAGGGCAAATGAGCTCTATTTATGTACGTGGCGCAGAATCTCGACATGTACTGATCTTAGTGGATGGTGTGCGTTTAAATCAGGCTAATGTGTCTGGTAGCTCTGATATTAGCCAAATTCCCCTTTCTCTTGTTCAACGTATTGAATATATAAGAGGGCCTCGTTCTTCTGTTTATGGTTCAGATGCGATTGGTGGTGTGATTAATATCCTGACAGAAAGAAAAACGGAAGGAGGAACGCTTAATGCCACAATGGGCTCTCATGGTTATCAAGAATATGATGGTTCTGTAAAACAGAAAGTCGGAGATAGAACAACATTAACGGTAGCGGGCAGTTATCTCTATACCAAAGGCTATGATGTAGAAGCAAATGGGAATACAGGAGGCCACCCGCAACCTGATCGCGATGGATTTATGAATAAATCGTTGTGGTTAGGGGTTAATCACGATATTAACGATGGCGTTTCTTTATATGCACGTGCTTATGGTTTTGATAATCGTACCGCTTATGATGCTTATTATGACAGTTATAACGATATCTTAACGGATACAAGAGCACTATTTAGTCGCACCTATGATGGCGGTGTGAAGTTCCATCGTGATAACTACTCTTCTTCTTTAAATACCAGTTATAACTACACTAAAGATTATGACTATGATCCTCGTTATGGTCGTTATGGTAAAGGAAGCCGTTTTACCAACTCTGAACAATATAATGTGCAGTGGGGAAATCACCTTTTATTAGAAAATGGCAGTGTAGGTGGGGGTGTTGATTGGCAACGTCAATCTATTAAAGCGGGTTCTAACGGGTTTCCTAATAAAGAGCATTTCGATAATACCGGCTTATATCTAACAGGACAGCAAAAGTTAGGCGAGATTATTGCTGAAGCTTCTGTGCGTTCTGATAAGCACTCGGAATATGGTTGGCATACTACTTGGCAAACTAACATTGGATGGGAGTTTGTCGATGGCTATCGTGTGATTGGTGGTTATGGTACGGCATTTAAAGCACCCACATTAACGCAACTTTATAGTGAGTGGGGAAGTAACCCTGATTTACAGCCTGAAAAAAGTAAACAGTGGGAAGGTGGTTTTGAAGGACTGACTGGCCCTTTAGAATGGCGAATCACTGCGTATCGTAATTATGTCGACTCATTGATCCAAGGCGAATCGAATTATCCATACCGTAATTACAATGTGGGCAAAGCGTTAATTAAAGGTGTGGAGTTTACAGGTGAAATGGATACATGGGTTTTCCATCACACCTTTAACCTTCAATATATAGATGCAAGAAATAAAGAAACACATCAACGTCTTGATCGTCGTGCGCGTCAACAGTTGAAATATCAACTTGATTGGCAAGTTGAGAAACTCGATATGGGAGTGACTTACCAATATATTGGTCAGCGCACGGATAAAGATTACGGGACTTATGAAAATGTTTCTTTAGGTGGTGTGAGTCTTTGGGACTTAACTGCGTCATATCCTATTACATCACATCTCTCAATTCGTGGTAGAATAGCCAACCTGTTTGATAAAGATTATGAGACAGCTTATGGCTATCGTACGCCAGGACGAGAATACTTCCTCACAGGAAGTTACAACTTCTGA
- the sthA gene encoding soluble pyridine nucleotide transhydrogenase has protein sequence MQHSHFDAIVIGSGPGGEGAAMGLVKQGKRVAVIERYNKVGGGCTHWGTIPSKALRHAVSRIIEFNQNPLYSDQSRLINSSFSQILRQASTVISQQTKMRQGFYERNNCTMYSGEAAFIDENRISVRYPDGTCDILSADNFIIATGSRPYCPPDVDFSHSRIYNSDTILDLEHEPHHVIIYGAGVIGCEYASIFRGLRVKVDLINTRDHLLSFLDQEMSDALSYHFWNNGIVIRHNEEYESIEGVDDGVIVHLKSGKKVKADCLLYANGRTGNTDSLGLENVGIKTDSRGLVSVNAHYQTSCEHIYAVGDVIGYPSLASAAYDQGRIAALAITAGKSETHLIEDIPTGIYTIPEISSVGKTEQQLTAMKIPYEVGRSQFKHLARAQIAGMNVGSLKILFHRETKQILGIHCFGERAAEIIHIGQAIMEQKGEGNTIEYFVNTTFNYPTMAEAYRVAALNGLNRLF, from the coding sequence ATGCAACATTCTCATTTCGATGCCATTGTTATCGGTTCAGGTCCTGGCGGTGAAGGCGCGGCCATGGGGCTGGTTAAACAAGGAAAACGCGTCGCAGTTATAGAACGTTATAACAAAGTCGGTGGTGGCTGTACTCATTGGGGCACGATCCCCTCCAAAGCCCTACGCCATGCGGTAAGCCGCATTATCGAATTTAATCAAAATCCCCTTTATAGCGACCAGTCTCGTCTTATTAACTCCTCTTTTTCTCAAATACTTCGTCAAGCTAGCACCGTGATTAGCCAGCAGACTAAAATGCGCCAAGGCTTCTATGAGCGCAATAATTGTACAATGTATTCTGGTGAAGCCGCATTTATTGATGAAAATAGGATCAGCGTACGTTACCCTGATGGTACTTGCGATATTCTTTCAGCAGATAATTTTATTATTGCAACAGGGTCGCGTCCTTATTGTCCGCCTGATGTCGATTTCTCTCATTCTCGTATTTATAACAGTGACACCATACTTGATTTAGAGCATGAGCCTCACCATGTCATTATTTATGGCGCCGGTGTCATTGGTTGTGAATATGCTTCTATTTTTAGAGGGTTAAGAGTAAAAGTAGACTTAATCAATACACGTGACCATCTATTGTCTTTCCTTGATCAAGAGATGTCTGATGCTCTTTCTTATCACTTCTGGAATAACGGTATTGTGATTCGTCATAATGAAGAATACGAAAGTATTGAAGGTGTTGATGATGGTGTTATTGTTCACCTAAAATCAGGTAAAAAAGTCAAAGCAGATTGCCTACTCTATGCAAATGGTCGAACAGGAAACACAGATTCGCTGGGTTTAGAAAATGTGGGTATTAAAACAGATAGCCGTGGACTCGTTTCTGTTAACGCGCATTACCAAACCAGTTGTGAACATATTTATGCGGTAGGTGATGTTATTGGTTATCCAAGTTTAGCATCAGCAGCTTATGATCAAGGTCGTATTGCTGCTTTAGCAATTACAGCGGGAAAATCAGAAACACATTTAATCGAAGATATCCCAACCGGGATCTACACTATTCCTGAAATTAGTTCTGTTGGTAAAACAGAGCAACAACTCACTGCAATGAAAATTCCTTATGAAGTGGGTCGTTCTCAATTTAAACATCTAGCAAGAGCACAAATAGCAGGTATGAATGTAGGGAGTTTAAAAATTCTCTTCCACCGTGAAACTAAGCAAATTTTAGGTATTCACTGCTTTGGTGAACGTGCAGCAGAAATTATTCACATTGGTCAAGCAATTATGGAACAAAAAGGTGAAGGCAATACTATCGAGTATTTCGTTAATACAACCTTCAACTATCCAACAATGGCAGAAGCCTATCGTGTTGCTGCACTGAATGGTTTAAACCGCTTATTTTAA
- the murB gene encoding UDP-N-acetylenolpyruvoylglucosamine reductase yields MPALILGGGSNVLFTEDFNGIVIRNCIAGIEITENEQYWSVHVGAGENWHGLIEILLEKNIYGLENLALIPGNVGSAPIQNIGAYGKELKDVCAYVDIVELSTGYVHRLTNKECQFGYRDSIFKHHYQQGFAIIAVGLQLSKKWEPILTYGDLSKLPLETVTPKDVFRSVCSMRTSKLPDPAITGNAGSFFKNPIVGTRIAQHLKTEYPFCPQYVQQDGVKLAAGWLIDQCGLKGHQIGGAAVHMKQALVLINKDGLATGKDIVNLAAYIRQKVLERFGVQLEPEVRFIGQHGEINAVDAIS; encoded by the coding sequence TTGCCCGCCCTTATTCTAGGTGGTGGTAGCAACGTATTATTTACTGAAGATTTTAATGGTATTGTTATCCGTAACTGTATTGCTGGTATTGAAATTACGGAAAATGAACAATATTGGTCTGTTCATGTTGGTGCGGGTGAAAATTGGCATGGGCTTATTGAAATTCTGTTAGAAAAGAATATCTATGGGTTAGAAAATTTGGCGCTGATACCCGGAAATGTGGGTTCTGCGCCAATACAAAATATCGGCGCTTATGGCAAAGAATTAAAAGATGTTTGTGCTTATGTTGATATTGTTGAGTTAAGCACAGGCTACGTTCATCGATTAACTAACAAAGAGTGTCAGTTTGGTTATCGTGATAGTATTTTCAAACATCATTACCAGCAAGGCTTTGCTATTATTGCTGTTGGCTTGCAACTTAGTAAAAAATGGGAGCCTATTCTAACATATGGCGATTTATCAAAATTACCATTAGAAACGGTAACGCCGAAAGATGTATTTAGGTCTGTATGCTCGATGAGAACAAGTAAACTTCCCGATCCTGCCATAACAGGTAATGCAGGTAGTTTTTTCAAGAATCCAATAGTTGGTACTCGTATTGCACAGCACTTAAAAACAGAATACCCCTTCTGCCCTCAATATGTTCAACAAGATGGTGTAAAACTTGCAGCAGGTTGGCTGATTGATCAATGTGGTCTTAAAGGTCATCAGATTGGTGGTGCTGCTGTTCATATGAAGCAAGCACTTGTTCTCATCAACAAAGACGGTCTAGCTACAGGAAAAGACATTGTTAATTTAGCTGCATATATACGCCAAAAAGTTCTAGAACGCTTCGGTGTACAATTAGAGCCTGAAGTTCGTTTTATTGGTCAACATGGCGAAATCAATGCGGTGGACGCTATTTCATGA
- the trmA gene encoding tRNA (uracil-5-)-methyltransferase, translated as MQNSLPTQTYQSQLNEKTQRLQTMMAPFNAPDAEVFSSPEQHYRMRAEFRIWHEQDTLYHIMFDQETKQRIRVDHFPVASQLINKMMVALLAEIKNKPTLRQKLFQIDYLSTLSNKIIVSLLYHKKLDEAWQQEAQALRQTLITQGFDVQLIGRAYKTKIMLDNDFIDEVLPVAGKEMIYRQVENSFTQPNAQVNIKMLEWALKATENAKGDLLELYCGNGNFSLALARNFERVLATEIAKPSVQAAQYNIAMNHIDNVKIIRMSAEDFTQAMNGVREFKRLEGVDLKDYQCETIFVDPPRSGLDEKTVELVKTYPRILYISCNPETLCQNLEILIKTHKISRLALFDQFPYTHHMECGVLLEKR; from the coding sequence ATGCAGAATTCATTACCAACGCAAACATATCAGTCTCAACTGAATGAAAAAACACAACGTCTACAAACGATGATGGCACCTTTTAATGCGCCTGACGCTGAGGTTTTTTCATCACCAGAACAGCATTATCGTATGCGTGCGGAATTCCGCATCTGGCATGAGCAAGACACGCTTTATCATATTATGTTTGACCAAGAAACTAAGCAGCGTATTCGTGTTGACCACTTTCCAGTTGCCAGTCAACTGATTAATAAAATGATGGTTGCCTTGTTAGCAGAAATCAAAAATAAACCAACATTGAGACAAAAATTGTTTCAAATCGATTATCTTTCGACATTGAGTAATAAAATTATTGTCTCATTGCTTTATCACAAGAAATTGGATGAAGCTTGGCAACAAGAAGCTCAAGCATTACGCCAGACCTTAATTACCCAAGGCTTTGATGTGCAGTTAATCGGTCGTGCATATAAAACAAAAATTATGCTCGATAACGATTTTATTGATGAAGTGTTACCTGTCGCTGGTAAAGAGATGATTTATCGCCAAGTTGAAAATAGCTTCACGCAACCTAATGCTCAGGTCAATATTAAAATGTTGGAATGGGCATTAAAGGCAACAGAAAACGCGAAAGGTGACCTGCTTGAATTGTATTGTGGTAATGGTAACTTTTCATTAGCGCTTGCGCGTAATTTTGAGCGTGTGCTGGCAACAGAAATTGCAAAACCATCTGTTCAGGCGGCGCAATACAATATTGCGATGAATCATATTGATAATGTAAAAATTATTCGTATGTCTGCGGAGGATTTTACGCAAGCAATGAATGGGGTAAGAGAATTTAAGCGTCTAGAAGGGGTTGATTTAAAAGATTACCAATGTGAAACCATTTTTGTCGACCCACCTCGCAGTGGTTTAGATGAGAAAACTGTAGAGCTGGTCAAAACTTACCCTCGCATTTTATACATTTCTTGTAACCCAGAAACATTGTGCCAAAATTTAGAGATTTTAATTAAAACACATAAAATCAGTAGGTTAGCTTTATTCGATCAATTCCCATACACCCACCATATGGAATGTGGTGTGTTATTAGAAAAAAGATAA
- the murI gene encoding glutamate racemase: MAIVRQDENTSSQEVTTSDAQLTANPTVLVFDSGVGGLSVYREIREKLPDAHYIYVFDNEAFPYGEKSQEFIIDRVVHIISAVAEKHDLAAIVIACNTASTVSLPALRAKFTDIPIVGVVPAIKPAAKLTCNGVVGLLATRATVKRPYTHELIERFATDCKVHSLGSAELVELAEKKLHGESVSLDELRKVLAPWLKMKEPPDTVVLGCTHFPLLADELLSILPDGTRIIDSGAAIARRTAWLVVNQAKIKGSNEISFAYCLKEDENSELLKPVLANFGFKSLRKLAL; this comes from the coding sequence ATGGCTATCGTACGCCAGGACGAGAATACTTCCTCACAGGAAGTTACAACTTCTGATGCACAACTTACCGCTAACCCTACTGTATTAGTTTTTGATTCAGGGGTTGGCGGTTTATCTGTTTATCGTGAGATCCGTGAAAAATTACCGGATGCTCACTATATCTATGTTTTTGATAATGAAGCTTTCCCTTATGGTGAAAAATCACAAGAATTCATTATTGACCGTGTTGTTCATATCATTAGCGCGGTTGCCGAGAAACATGATCTCGCGGCAATTGTAATTGCCTGTAATACGGCAAGTACAGTAAGCCTTCCCGCGTTACGGGCAAAATTTACTGATATTCCTATTGTAGGTGTAGTGCCGGCTATCAAACCCGCAGCTAAATTGACTTGCAATGGCGTGGTTGGATTATTAGCAACAAGAGCAACGGTAAAACGACCTTATACCCATGAATTGATTGAACGTTTTGCGACTGATTGCAAAGTTCATTCTTTAGGTTCGGCAGAGCTGGTGGAACTTGCAGAAAAGAAACTTCATGGTGAAAGCGTTTCTTTAGATGAACTGCGCAAAGTTCTTGCACCTTGGTTAAAAATGAAAGAGCCACCAGATACTGTCGTATTAGGTTGCACTCATTTCCCTTTATTAGCAGATGAGCTTCTTTCTATTTTACCTGATGGCACACGAATTATTGATTCTGGTGCTGCAATTGCACGAAGAACTGCGTGGCTGGTCGTAAATCAAGCGAAAATTAAAGGTTCAAATGAAATTAGCTTCGCTTATTGCCTAAAAGAAGATGAGAATAGCGAATTACTAAAACCTGTTTTAGCGAACTTTGGTTTCAAATCGCTCAGAAAATTGGCACTTTAA
- the oxyR gene encoding DNA-binding transcriptional regulator OxyR — MNIRDLEYLVALAEHKHFRRAADSCHVSQPTLSGQIRKLEDELGVMLLERTSRKVLFTQQGLLLVDQAKTILREVKVLQEMASLQGESMAGPLHIGLIPTVGPYLLPHIIPELHKNYPKLEMYLHEAQTHNLLAQLDSGKLDCAILAMVKESAPFIEVPLFEEPMKLAIYEGHPWHERESVPMGDLAGQRLLMLEDGHCLRDQALGFCFQAGAKEDTHFRATSLETLRNMVAAGSGITLLPDLSVPQEQKRDGVCYLECTDPNPSRSIILVYRPGSPLRNRYEQLAETIREHMTAFYAKKQSTLK, encoded by the coding sequence ATGAATATCCGTGACTTGGAATATCTGGTAGCTCTAGCTGAGCATAAACATTTTCGTCGGGCGGCAGATTCTTGCCATGTGAGTCAGCCAACATTAAGTGGGCAAATTCGTAAGCTTGAAGATGAACTTGGTGTGATGTTACTTGAAAGAACTAGCCGTAAAGTTCTGTTTACTCAACAAGGTTTATTGCTGGTGGATCAAGCGAAAACGATCCTACGTGAAGTCAAAGTGTTACAAGAAATGGCTTCATTGCAAGGTGAAAGTATGGCTGGACCTTTACATATTGGGCTTATCCCTACTGTTGGACCTTATTTATTGCCTCATATTATTCCTGAATTGCATAAAAACTATCCTAAGTTAGAGATGTACCTTCATGAAGCACAAACACATAACTTATTAGCCCAATTAGATAGTGGGAAGCTCGATTGTGCAATTTTAGCAATGGTAAAAGAGAGTGCTCCATTTATTGAAGTACCACTATTTGAAGAGCCGATGAAGTTAGCAATTTATGAAGGGCACCCATGGCATGAACGAGAGTCTGTACCTATGGGGGACTTAGCTGGTCAGCGTTTATTGATGTTAGAAGATGGGCACTGTTTACGCGATCAAGCGCTTGGTTTTTGCTTTCAGGCAGGTGCAAAAGAAGATACTCATTTCAGAGCCACCAGTTTAGAAACGTTACGTAATATGGTCGCTGCAGGTAGCGGAATAACCCTATTACCTGATTTATCTGTACCTCAAGAACAAAAACGTGATGGGGTTTGTTATCTAGAATGTACAGATCCCAATCCATCACGTTCTATTATTTTAGTTTATCGTCCCGGATCGCCTTTGCGTAATCGTTATGAACAACTTGCAGAGACAATCCGTGAACATATGACCGCCTTTTATGCAAAAAAACAAAGTACATTAAAATAA
- the coaA gene encoding pantothenate kinase, with protein MTRYDAVYFLSDTGVLNSLSNLRRLGRCWLMNNKERFITPYLEFDRKHWATLRDSVPLTLTEKEIIDLKGINEEISIEDVIEIYLPLSRLLNFYISSNLRRQAVLEQFLGTKSAKIPYIIGIAGSVAVGKSTTARLLQALLTRWPEHRKVDLITTDGFLLPNAELKRRDIMKKKGFPESYDMHSLVSFVSDIKSGKKRVTAPVYSHLVYDIIPDKKQVIEQPDILILEGLNVLQSNQDYPHDPHNVFVSDYVDFSIYVDAEEELLKHWYISRFLKFREGAFTDPESYFNNYSKLSREESIKIASSIWQEINGLNLKQNILPTRERASLILTKGDNHTISNVRLRK; from the coding sequence ATGACTCGTTATGATGCTGTTTATTTTTTATCGGATACGGGTGTTTTAAACAGCCTGTCCAACCTGCGAAGACTAGGCAGATGTTGGCTTATGAATAACAAAGAACGCTTTATAACCCCTTATTTAGAATTTGACAGAAAGCACTGGGCAACATTAAGAGATTCTGTTCCTTTAACGCTGACAGAGAAAGAAATTATCGACTTAAAAGGGATTAACGAAGAAATTTCTATTGAGGATGTTATTGAAATTTATCTTCCTCTTTCAAGGTTGCTCAATTTTTACATTAGCTCTAACTTACGCCGTCAAGCTGTCTTAGAACAATTTCTTGGCACAAAAAGTGCTAAAATTCCATATATTATTGGTATAGCAGGTAGTGTCGCTGTGGGCAAAAGTACGACAGCCCGCTTACTACAAGCACTTTTAACGCGTTGGCCAGAGCATCGTAAAGTTGATTTAATTACTACAGATGGTTTTCTTTTACCTAATGCAGAACTAAAAAGACGTGACATAATGAAGAAAAAAGGATTTCCTGAATCCTACGATATGCATAGCCTCGTCTCCTTTGTTTCTGATATTAAATCAGGGAAGAAACGAGTCACTGCGCCTGTTTACTCTCATTTAGTTTATGACATTATTCCAGATAAAAAACAGGTCATTGAACAACCTGACATTTTAATCCTTGAAGGATTAAACGTCTTACAAAGCAATCAAGATTATCCTCATGATCCACATAATGTTTTCGTATCTGATTATGTTGATTTTTCTATTTATGTTGATGCTGAAGAAGAATTACTAAAACACTGGTATATCAGTCGTTTTTTAAAGTTTAGAGAAGGTGCGTTTACCGATCCAGAGTCTTATTTTAATAATTACTCTAAGTTAAGCAGAGAAGAATCTATAAAAATAGCCTCGTCTATTTGGCAAGAAATTAACGGATTAAATTTAAAACAAAATATTTTGCCAACAAGAGAAAGAGCGAGTTTGATCTTAACCAAAGGTGATAATCATACAATTAGCAATGTTAGATTGCGTAAATAA
- the yijD gene encoding Inner membrane protein yijD, whose translation MEQNRCEKSTLLLATVIGVALHGTYSSFFNSFIETWSVFPLISLILAVYCLYQRYLNQPMTDGMPKLIFSFFLLGLFGYNAYTRTVNPEWGSNFFSSVCIVIVALWIYRQFKQRQRLRLQAEEAERASQAEQY comes from the coding sequence ATGGAACAAAATCGCTGTGAAAAAAGCACGCTATTACTTGCCACAGTCATTGGTGTCGCTTTACATGGTACTTATTCGAGTTTTTTTAATTCATTTATTGAGACGTGGTCAGTTTTCCCACTCATCAGTTTAATTTTGGCCGTTTACTGTTTGTATCAGCGCTATTTAAATCAACCTATGACCGATGGTATGCCTAAGCTGATTTTTTCATTCTTTTTATTAGGTCTATTCGGTTATAACGCTTACACCAGAACCGTTAACCCTGAATGGGGTTCAAACTTTTTCTCTTCTGTTTGTATTGTTATTGTTGCGTTGTGGATTTATCGTCAATTTAAACAGCGCCAACGCTTACGCCTACAGGCTGAAGAAGCTGAAAGAGCATCACAAGCAGAACAGTACTAG
- the birA gene encoding biotin--protein ligase, which translates to MKETPTPLLLIALLADGNIHSGEQLGESLGMSRAGINKHIQTLRSWGIDVQTVVGKGYQLDAPMNLLNADIVNQNIKGNPANVIPVIDSTNQYLMQRISELTSGDVCIAEYQSAGRGRRGRKWISPFGRNLYLSMYWKLEQGPAAAIGLSLVVGVIMAEVLQKLGAEGVKVKWPNDLYLNDKKLSGILVELTGKTGDVAHIITGIGINIAMSKNQNEAINQQWINLEQVGIKIDRNELACEITNALRDAFVQFEKQGLSVFIERWKSLDNFMDRRVKLIIGEKEIFGVAKGINDQGALLLEQNGSITPYIGGEISLRSAP; encoded by the coding sequence ATGAAAGAAACACCAACTCCTTTATTATTAATTGCGCTCCTTGCTGATGGAAATATCCATTCAGGAGAGCAATTAGGTGAAAGCTTAGGAATGAGTCGTGCAGGCATTAATAAGCACATTCAAACATTACGTAGTTGGGGCATTGATGTTCAGACAGTTGTAGGGAAAGGATACCAATTAGATGCACCAATGAACTTATTGAATGCGGATATTGTGAATCAGAATATTAAAGGTAACCCTGCGAACGTTATTCCTGTTATTGATTCTACAAATCAATATCTAATGCAACGTATTAGTGAATTAACATCGGGAGATGTTTGTATTGCTGAATATCAGTCTGCGGGACGAGGGCGAAGAGGGCGTAAGTGGATCTCTCCTTTTGGTAGAAATTTATATTTGAGCATGTACTGGAAACTTGAACAGGGACCCGCAGCTGCAATAGGTTTAAGTTTAGTTGTGGGTGTTATCATGGCTGAAGTATTACAAAAACTTGGCGCAGAAGGTGTTAAAGTTAAATGGCCAAATGACCTCTATTTAAATGATAAAAAGCTCTCAGGTATCCTAGTTGAGTTAACAGGAAAGACGGGTGATGTTGCTCATATTATAACGGGTATTGGGATCAATATTGCGATGAGCAAAAATCAAAATGAAGCAATTAACCAGCAATGGATTAATTTAGAGCAAGTTGGGATCAAAATTGATAGAAATGAACTTGCTTGTGAAATTACCAATGCATTAAGGGATGCATTTGTTCAGTTTGAAAAACAAGGCTTATCTGTTTTTATCGAACGTTGGAAAAGTTTAGATAATTTTATGGATAGGAGAGTAAAACTCATTATTGGTGAAAAAGAAATCTTTGGTGTTGCCAAAGGTATCAATGATCAAGGCGCTTTACTTTTAGAACAAAATGGAAGTATTACACCTTATATAGGTGGTGAGATTTCGCTAAGAAGTGCACCTTAA
- the fabR gene encoding DNA-binding transcriptional repressor FabR, whose translation MSNNIGIRAKQKEKTRRSLIEAAFSQLSAERSFTSLSLREVAREAGIAPTSFYRHFKDVDELGLTMVDESGLMLRQLMRQARQRIAKGGSVIRTSVATFMEFIGNNPNAFRLLLRERSGTSAEFRAAVAREIQHFIAELADYLEQESHMPRYFTEMQSEAMVTIVFSAGAEALDIDIEKRQQLEERLVLQLRMIAKGAYYWYRREQETQTPLQDNPDIKKKTHQKGDK comes from the coding sequence GTGAGTAATAATATTGGCATCAGAGCTAAACAAAAAGAAAAAACCCGTCGCTCTTTAATAGAGGCTGCTTTTAGCCAACTCAGTGCTGAGCGTAGCTTTACCAGTTTAAGCTTACGAGAAGTAGCAAGAGAAGCGGGTATTGCACCTACCTCATTTTATCGTCATTTTAAAGATGTGGATGAACTTGGGCTGACAATGGTTGATGAAAGTGGATTGATGTTACGCCAACTGATGCGACAAGCACGTCAACGCATTGCGAAAGGAGGCAGTGTTATCAGAACATCAGTAGCGACTTTTATGGAATTCATTGGCAATAATCCTAATGCGTTTCGATTATTATTACGTGAGCGTTCTGGGACTTCGGCGGAATTTCGTGCCGCAGTCGCACGAGAGATCCAACATTTTATTGCAGAACTGGCAGACTATCTTGAGCAAGAGAGTCATATGCCACGTTATTTTACAGAAATGCAATCTGAAGCAATGGTCACTATTGTATTTAGTGCAGGCGCAGAAGCACTGGATATTGATATTGAAAAGCGTCAACAATTAGAAGAAAGATTAGTTTTACAACTGCGTATGATTGCTAAAGGTGCTTATTATTGGTATCGACGTGAGCAAGAGACGCAAACACCTCTACAAGATAACCCAGACATAAAGAAAAAAACGCATCAGAAAGGAGACAAATGA